In Macrobrachium rosenbergii isolate ZJJX-2024 chromosome 19, ASM4041242v1, whole genome shotgun sequence, the following are encoded in one genomic region:
- the LOC136848715 gene encoding uncharacterized protein — protein sequence MKTLAIALLFLAAFASAKENNNQVDVEVEESPRFAYVDLTNNAASLSFNSTSLQYAVITGIVLLLVFIVVVPLLGYDLSTIFPSREGFDYSNYAYDGTQAYSSYSAYAKRSLDLLSPVLKALTEAYQRYE from the exons ATGAAGACGCTCGCCATCGCCCTCCTGTTCCTGGCTGCCTTCGCCTCTGCCAAGGAAAACAACAACCAAGTAGACGTTGAGGTGGAAGAGTCCCCGAGGTTCGCCTACGTGGACCTCACCAACAACGCAGCCTCTCTATCCTTCAACTCCACTTCCCTCCAGTACGCCGTGATCACTGGGATCGTCCTTCTGCTGGTTTTCATTGTGGTCGTCCCTCTTCTGGGTTACGACCTGAGCACCATCTTCCCCAGCCGGGAAGGATTCGACTACTCCAACTACGCGTATGACGGCACCCAGGCCTATTCTTCCTACTCTGCCTACGCTAAAAG GTCTCTCGATTTGCTCTCCCCAGTTCTCAAAGCCCTCACTGAAGCTTATCAACGGTACGAATAA